A genomic segment from Janibacter sp. DB-40 encodes:
- a CDS encoding succinate dehydrogenase cytochrome b subunit — translation MATTTLPAKKKGVTSSTIGLKFLMAGSGVIFLLYVLLHMYGNLMALGGQETFDTYAHHLRTFGEPMLPYGGMLWIVRVALIASIIAHVYAGMKLWAMAGSARPQKYAVKKNLGSTLASRTMRWGGLAILIFVIWHLIHFTLVKPAINDSVSAAAVKESPFVMVQASFELWWMVLIYALAMIALGMHLYHGVWSAAQTMGMTSTAASRKRAKTLGAIVGIVIVVGFLIPPFAIFFNLIA, via the coding sequence GTGGCTACTACGACTCTCCCCGCGAAGAAGAAGGGGGTGACGTCGTCCACCATCGGGCTGAAATTCCTCATGGCGGGCTCCGGCGTCATCTTCCTCCTGTACGTGCTCCTGCACATGTACGGCAACCTCATGGCACTGGGTGGCCAGGAGACGTTCGACACGTACGCACACCATCTGCGCACGTTCGGGGAGCCGATGCTCCCGTACGGCGGGATGCTGTGGATCGTGCGCGTCGCGCTGATCGCGTCGATCATCGCGCACGTATACGCCGGGATGAAGCTGTGGGCCATGGCCGGGTCCGCCCGCCCGCAGAAGTACGCGGTGAAGAAGAACCTCGGGTCCACCCTCGCCTCCCGCACGATGCGCTGGGGCGGGCTGGCCATCCTGATCTTCGTCATCTGGCACCTGATCCACTTCACGCTGGTCAAGCCGGCCATCAACGACTCGGTGTCCGCCGCGGCGGTCAAGGAGTCCCCCTTCGTGATGGTCCAGGCGAGCTTCGAGCTGTGGTGGATGGTCCTCATCTACGCACTGGCCATGATCGCCCTGGGCATGCACCTCTACCACGGTGTCTGGAGCGCGGCCCAGACGATGGGCATGACGAGCACCGCAGCCTCGCGCAAGCGGGCCAAGACGCTCGGGGCGATCGTGGGGATCGTCATCGTCGTCGGCTTCCTCATCCCGCCGTTCGCGATCTTCTTCAACCTCATCGCCTGA
- the hemC gene encoding hydroxymethylbilane synthase, with protein sequence MTTLRLGTRRSKLAMTQSGHVADALRAEGHDVEIVEIVTEGDTSRASLASMGGHGVFASALREALLAGEIDIAVHSLKDLPTTPEPGLVVAAIPARVDPRDALCARDGLTLGELGEGAVIGTGSPRRRAQLACLGRGFEFRDIRGNLGTRLDMVGPGEGQLDAVILAHAGLTRSGLQDRVTEVLEPIQMICAPGQGALAVECREADEQARAALRPIDDADARAATTAERGVLAELGAGCAAPVGAHAEVVEDVDGPILSLRAVVAATDGSGDLRRSITGPIGEADDLGRRLARTLVADGAPALADLSATHPTTASEHAQ encoded by the coding sequence GTGACCACGCTCCGTCTCGGGACCCGTCGGTCGAAGCTCGCCATGACCCAGTCCGGGCACGTCGCCGACGCGCTGCGGGCCGAGGGGCACGACGTCGAGATCGTCGAGATCGTCACCGAGGGCGACACCAGCCGCGCCTCGCTGGCCAGCATGGGCGGCCACGGCGTCTTCGCCAGCGCCCTGCGTGAGGCCCTCCTCGCCGGGGAGATCGACATCGCAGTGCACTCGCTGAAGGACCTGCCCACCACGCCCGAGCCCGGTCTGGTCGTCGCGGCCATCCCGGCCCGGGTCGACCCCCGCGACGCCCTGTGCGCGCGCGACGGGCTCACCCTCGGCGAGCTCGGCGAGGGAGCGGTCATCGGGACTGGCTCTCCCCGCCGTCGCGCCCAGCTGGCCTGCCTCGGCCGGGGGTTCGAGTTCCGCGACATCCGCGGCAACCTCGGGACCCGGCTCGACATGGTCGGCCCCGGCGAGGGCCAGCTCGACGCGGTCATCCTGGCGCACGCCGGCCTGACCCGGTCGGGCCTGCAGGACCGCGTCACCGAGGTGCTCGAGCCGATCCAGATGATCTGCGCCCCCGGTCAGGGAGCCCTGGCCGTCGAGTGCCGTGAGGCGGACGAGCAGGCGCGCGCCGCCCTTCGCCCCATCGACGATGCCGACGCCCGGGCCGCCACCACCGCCGAGCGCGGTGTGCTGGCCGAGCTCGGGGCCGGGTGCGCCGCACCCGTGGGCGCCCACGCCGAGGTCGTCGAGGACGTCGACGGCCCGATCCTCTCCCTACGGGCCGTCGTCGCCGCCACGGACGGCTCGGGGGACCTGCGCCGGTCCATCACCGGCCCCATCGGGGAGGCGGACGACCTCGGTCGCCGACTCGCCCGAACCCTTGTCGCCGACGGCGCGCCCGCGCTCGCCGACCTGTCAGCCACCCACCCCACGACCGCTTCGGAGCATGCCCAGTGA
- a CDS encoding CPBP family intramembrane glutamic endopeptidase, whose protein sequence is MNQSVTPDRPWLDLTHQLVGIGLALVPVVLALHLLARQHPHPGRLIGLDRDAPLRDLGQGLALAAVIGIPGLGLYLGARALDLNTTVAAADLTTVWWTIPVLVLAAGQNAVLEEVIMLGYLFTRWREAGWSPVTIVVVSALVRGSYHLYQGLGGFVGNVAMGLLLGAVYLRVRRTAPMIIAHWVIDVVAFVGYALLVTRVGWLG, encoded by the coding sequence ATGAACCAGTCGGTCACTCCGGACCGTCCGTGGCTCGACCTGACCCACCAGCTCGTCGGGATCGGGCTCGCGCTGGTCCCCGTCGTCCTGGCCCTGCACCTGCTCGCCCGTCAGCACCCCCACCCCGGCCGGCTCATCGGGCTCGACCGGGACGCCCCCCTGCGCGACCTCGGCCAGGGCCTCGCGCTCGCCGCCGTGATCGGCATCCCCGGCCTCGGCCTCTACCTCGGCGCCCGTGCCCTCGACCTGAACACCACGGTCGCCGCGGCCGACCTGACGACCGTGTGGTGGACCATCCCCGTGCTCGTCCTCGCCGCCGGCCAGAACGCCGTGCTCGAGGAGGTCATCATGCTCGGTTACCTCTTCACCCGGTGGCGCGAGGCCGGCTGGTCGCCCGTCACCATCGTCGTCGTCAGCGCCCTCGTCCGCGGCAGCTACCACCTCTACCAAGGCCTGGGTGGCTTCGTCGGCAACGTCGCCATGGGGCTGCTGCTGGGCGCGGTCTACCTCAGGGTCCGCCGCACCGCGCCGATGATCATCGCCCACTGGGTCATCGACGTCGTGGCCTTCGTCGGCTACGCGTTGCTCGTCACCCGCGTCGGCTGGCTCGGCTGA
- a CDS encoding fumarate reductase/succinate dehydrogenase flavoprotein subunit, which translates to MTDTLSEYFTVGDPIADTKAPDVPIEQMWTKHQFDSALVNPNNRRKLDVIIVGTGLAGASAAATMGEAGYNVKSFFYQDSARRAHSIAAQGGINAAKNYNDDGDSTYRLFYDTVKGGDYRSRESNVYRLSEVSANIIDQAVAQGVPFARDYGGLLDNRSFGGVQVARTFYAAGQTGQQLLIGAYQAMERQVAKGTVTEYSRHEMLEVIIVDDVARGIIARDMVTGEIETHLADVVVLASGGYGNVFFLSTNAMGCNVTAAWRAHRKGAYFANPCYTQIHPTCIPVSGDHQSKLTLMSESLRNDGRIWVPKNAEDCEKDPREIPEEDRDYYLERIYPAFGNLVPRDIASRQAKNMCDEGRGVGPKVGDFRRGVYLDFASAIERLGRPAIEAKYGNLFDMYSRITGEDPYQVPMRIYPAVHYTMGGLWVDYDLQTSVKGLYSIGESNFSDHGANRLGASSLMQCLADGYFVLPNTVRDYLAKAPFEKISEDHPAVVAAKNSVTERIDALLSINGERSVDSFHRELGNIMWEYCGMERTDEGLRKAIDLIRSLKDEFWRNVRVLGAADTLNQSLEKAGRVADFFELGELMCIDALHRRESCGGHFRAESVTEDGEALRHDDEFAYVAAWGFGGEDGAPVLHKEDLNYKFIELKQRSYK; encoded by the coding sequence ATGACTGACACGCTCAGCGAGTACTTCACCGTGGGCGACCCGATCGCCGACACGAAGGCGCCGGACGTCCCCATCGAGCAGATGTGGACCAAGCACCAGTTCGACAGCGCCCTGGTCAACCCGAACAACCGCCGCAAGCTCGACGTGATCATCGTCGGCACCGGCCTGGCGGGGGCGTCCGCGGCCGCGACGATGGGAGAGGCCGGCTACAACGTCAAGAGCTTCTTCTACCAGGACAGCGCCCGTCGCGCGCACTCGATCGCCGCGCAGGGTGGCATCAACGCCGCGAAGAACTACAACGACGACGGCGACTCGACCTACCGCCTCTTCTACGACACGGTCAAGGGCGGCGACTACCGCAGCCGCGAGAGCAACGTCTACCGCCTGTCCGAGGTCAGCGCGAACATCATCGACCAGGCCGTGGCCCAGGGCGTGCCCTTCGCCCGCGACTACGGCGGTCTGCTGGACAACCGATCCTTCGGTGGCGTCCAGGTCGCGCGCACCTTCTACGCCGCCGGCCAGACCGGTCAGCAGCTGCTCATCGGCGCCTACCAGGCCATGGAGCGCCAGGTCGCCAAGGGCACGGTGACGGAGTACAGCCGCCACGAGATGCTCGAGGTCATCATCGTCGACGACGTCGCTCGCGGGATCATCGCGCGCGACATGGTCACCGGTGAGATCGAGACGCACCTGGCCGACGTCGTCGTGCTGGCCAGCGGTGGCTACGGCAACGTCTTCTTCCTCTCGACCAACGCCATGGGCTGCAACGTCACGGCGGCCTGGCGCGCCCACCGCAAGGGCGCCTACTTCGCCAATCCGTGCTACACGCAGATCCACCCGACGTGCATCCCCGTCAGCGGCGACCACCAGTCGAAGCTGACCCTGATGTCGGAGTCGCTGCGCAACGACGGCCGGATCTGGGTGCCGAAGAACGCCGAGGACTGCGAGAAGGACCCGCGCGAGATCCCGGAGGAGGACCGCGACTACTACCTGGAGCGGATCTACCCCGCCTTCGGCAACCTCGTGCCCCGCGACATCGCCTCCCGGCAGGCGAAGAACATGTGCGACGAGGGCCGCGGCGTCGGCCCCAAGGTCGGCGACTTCCGGCGCGGCGTCTACCTCGACTTCGCCTCGGCGATCGAGCGCCTGGGCCGCCCGGCGATCGAGGCCAAGTACGGCAACCTCTTCGACATGTACAGCCGGATCACCGGTGAGGACCCGTACCAGGTGCCGATGCGCATCTACCCGGCGGTGCACTACACGATGGGTGGCCTGTGGGTCGACTACGACCTGCAGACGTCCGTGAAGGGGCTGTACTCCATCGGTGAGTCCAACTTCTCCGACCACGGCGCCAACCGCCTCGGCGCGTCCTCGCTGATGCAGTGTCTGGCCGACGGGTACTTCGTCCTGCCGAACACCGTCCGCGACTACCTGGCCAAGGCGCCCTTCGAGAAGATCTCCGAGGATCACCCGGCGGTCGTCGCGGCGAAGAACTCGGTCACCGAGCGCATCGACGCGCTGCTCTCCATCAACGGTGAGCGCAGCGTCGACTCCTTCCACCGCGAGCTCGGCAACATCATGTGGGAGTACTGCGGCATGGAGCGCACGGACGAGGGCCTGCGCAAGGCCATCGACCTCATCCGCTCCCTCAAGGACGAGTTCTGGCGCAACGTCCGTGTCCTGGGCGCCGCGGACACCCTCAACCAGAGCCTGGAGAAGGCCGGCCGCGTCGCCGACTTCTTCGAGCTGGGCGAGCTGATGTGCATCGACGCCCTCCACCGCCGCGAGTCCTGCGGCGGCCACTTCCGGGCCGAGTCGGTGACGGAGGACGGTGAGGCACTGCGTCACGACGACGAGTTCGCCTACGTCGCGGCCTGGGGCTTCGGCGGAGAGGACGGCGCCCCCGTCCTGCACAAGGAAGACCTGAACTACAAGTTCATCGAGCTGAAGCAGCGGAGCTACAAGTGA
- a CDS encoding MarR family transcriptional regulator encodes MSGPNWLDAQQQQHWRAYLRGTRLLERALVDDLAPYRMQLTEYELLSMLSESPGQRTRMSHLADDIVQSRSRVTHTAARLEKRGWVERCRASDDGRGVEIVLTDAGRTILDELAGVHVESVRRHLVDILTPEQFTALGEAMAAVRDRLAPEHHEIGLDDRA; translated from the coding sequence GTGAGCGGGCCGAACTGGCTGGATGCGCAGCAGCAGCAGCACTGGCGCGCCTACCTGCGCGGCACGCGTCTGCTCGAGCGGGCTCTCGTCGACGACCTGGCGCCGTACAGGATGCAGCTGACCGAGTACGAGCTGCTGTCGATGCTCTCCGAGTCGCCGGGGCAGCGCACGCGCATGTCCCACCTCGCCGACGACATCGTGCAGTCGCGCTCGCGGGTGACCCACACCGCCGCACGGCTGGAGAAGCGCGGTTGGGTCGAGCGCTGCCGGGCCTCGGACGACGGTCGTGGCGTCGAGATCGTGCTCACCGACGCCGGTCGCACGATCCTCGACGAGCTCGCCGGCGTCCACGTGGAGTCGGTGCGCAGGCACCTCGTCGACATCCTCACCCCCGAGCAGTTCACCGCGCTGGGCGAGGCGATGGCCGCGGTGCGTGACCGGCTCGCGCCCGAGCACCACGAGATCGGCCTGGACGACCGGGCCTGA
- the hemB gene encoding porphobilinogen synthase, which yields MTPAPHGPSGPVVRPRRLRGSAPLRRLVAETRLHPADLVLPVFVREGVDAPVPISSMPGTVQHTVDSLVEEARVCVAAGIGGIMLFGVPQTKDDCGSGADDPEGILNVATRAVVDAVGDDLVVMTDLCLDEFTDHGHCGVLTTDPAGRTVVDNDATLTRYADMALAQAAAGAHVLGLSGMMDGQVARVRAALDAAGYTDTLVLAYAAKYTSALYGPFREAVQSSLTGDRATYQQDPANAVEALREVELDLAEGADIVMVKPAQPHLDVVAATAQISTVPVAAYQISGEYAQIVAAADRGWIDRDAAVLESLLHIKRAGAQMILTYFALEVAGRL from the coding sequence GTGACTCCCGCGCCCCACGGTCCGAGCGGACCCGTCGTGCGCCCGCGGCGACTGCGGGGCAGCGCCCCCCTTCGCCGTCTCGTCGCGGAGACGCGGCTGCACCCGGCCGACCTGGTCCTGCCCGTCTTCGTCCGTGAGGGCGTCGACGCGCCGGTGCCGATCTCCTCCATGCCGGGCACGGTGCAGCACACCGTCGACTCCCTCGTGGAGGAGGCGCGGGTGTGCGTGGCCGCCGGCATCGGCGGGATCATGCTCTTCGGCGTGCCGCAGACCAAGGACGACTGCGGCTCCGGTGCCGACGACCCCGAGGGGATCCTCAACGTCGCCACCCGGGCGGTGGTGGACGCGGTCGGTGACGATCTCGTGGTCATGACCGACCTGTGCCTCGACGAGTTCACCGACCACGGCCACTGCGGGGTGCTCACGACCGACCCGGCGGGGCGGACCGTGGTCGACAACGACGCCACCCTCACCCGCTACGCCGACATGGCGCTCGCGCAGGCCGCTGCCGGGGCCCACGTCCTCGGCCTCTCCGGGATGATGGACGGTCAGGTCGCCCGTGTGCGCGCCGCGCTCGATGCCGCCGGGTACACCGACACCCTCGTGCTCGCCTACGCCGCGAAGTACACCTCCGCGCTGTACGGCCCCTTCCGCGAGGCCGTGCAGTCCTCGCTCACCGGTGACCGGGCGACCTACCAGCAGGACCCGGCCAATGCCGTCGAGGCCCTGCGCGAGGTCGAGCTCGACCTCGCCGAGGGCGCCGACATCGTCATGGTCAAGCCGGCCCAGCCGCACCTGGACGTCGTCGCCGCCACGGCGCAGATCTCCACCGTGCCGGTCGCGGCCTACCAGATCTCCGGAGAGTACGCGCAGATCGTCGCCGCCGCCGACCGCGGCTGGATCGACCGCGACGCCGCCGTCCTCGAGTCGCTCCTCCACATCAAGCGGGCCGGAGCGCAGATGATCCTCACCTACTTCGCGCTCGAGGTGGCGGGGCGACTGTGA
- a CDS encoding succinate dehydrogenase/fumarate reductase iron-sulfur subunit: protein MELTLKIWRQAGPTAKGDFATYEVTDVSPDMSFLEMLDVLNERLINEGTEPIAFDSDCREGICGMCGLMISGEAHGPERTTTCQLHMRSFTSGETITIEPWRANAFPVIRDLVVDRTSFDRIIQAGGYVSVNTGAAPEAHSVPVPKEAADRAFDSAKCIGCGACVAACPNASGMLFLGAKVTHLGELPQGQPERDARVVKMLDEHDLQGFGGCTNIGECSNACPKEIPLDVISTLNADLRKAAGRSR, encoded by the coding sequence ATGGAACTGACCCTGAAGATCTGGCGACAGGCCGGACCCACCGCGAAGGGCGACTTCGCCACCTACGAGGTCACCGACGTCTCCCCGGACATGTCCTTCCTCGAGATGCTCGATGTCCTCAACGAGCGACTCATCAACGAGGGCACCGAGCCGATCGCCTTCGACAGCGACTGCCGCGAGGGCATCTGCGGCATGTGCGGGCTGATGATCTCCGGTGAGGCCCACGGGCCCGAGCGGACGACCACGTGCCAGCTGCACATGCGCTCGTTCACCAGCGGCGAGACGATCACGATCGAGCCGTGGCGGGCCAACGCCTTCCCGGTCATCCGTGACCTGGTCGTCGACCGCACCTCATTCGACCGGATCATCCAGGCCGGTGGCTACGTCTCGGTCAACACCGGCGCCGCCCCGGAGGCGCACTCGGTGCCCGTGCCGAAGGAAGCGGCCGACCGCGCCTTCGACTCCGCCAAGTGCATCGGCTGCGGTGCCTGCGTCGCGGCCTGCCCGAACGCCTCGGGCATGCTCTTCCTCGGCGCCAAGGTCACCCACCTGGGTGAGCTGCCGCAGGGCCAGCCCGAGCGCGACGCCCGCGTGGTCAAGATGCTGGACGAGCACGACCTGCAGGGCTTCGGCGGCTGCACCAACATCGGTGAGTGCTCGAACGCCTGCCCGAAGGAGATCCCGCTGGACGTCATCAGCACGCTCAACGCGGACCTGCGCAAGGCCGCCGGTCGGAGCCGCTGA
- the hemL gene encoding glutamate-1-semialdehyde 2,1-aminomutase has product MTQTTTRSEALFDRARAVTPGGVNSPVRAFGGVGGVPRFIERAEGPWLTDVDGNRYVDLICSWGPMILGHAHPDVLAAVTEAAQRGFSFGTPSENEVTLAAEVVDRVEPLEQVRLVSSGTEATMSALRLARGATGRSVIVKFAGCYHGHVDALLAQAGSGVATFALPDSAGVPASAAGETVVLPYNDLAAVEELFAARGEEIAAVITEAAPGNMGIVPPAPGFTEGLRRVTAAHGALLISDEVMTGFRSSRSGWYGHETGPEGAHPGGYEGGAPDLFTFGKVMGGGFPAAAFGGRADLMAELAPGGPVYQAGTLSGNPVATAAGIATLRACTPQLYLRLEATATRIADAASAALSAEGVAHRVQWAGSMFSIFFRDGEVRSFTDAQQQDTAAYGRFFHAMLEGGVHLPPSAFEAWFVSGAHDDAAVETILAALPAAAKAAANG; this is encoded by the coding sequence ATGACGCAGACGACGACCCGATCCGAGGCCCTGTTCGACCGCGCCCGCGCCGTGACGCCCGGGGGAGTCAACTCCCCGGTGCGCGCCTTCGGCGGGGTCGGTGGCGTCCCGCGGTTCATCGAGCGCGCGGAGGGGCCGTGGCTGACCGATGTCGACGGCAACCGCTATGTCGACCTCATCTGCTCGTGGGGGCCGATGATCCTCGGGCACGCCCACCCCGATGTCCTCGCGGCCGTGACCGAGGCAGCACAGCGTGGTTTCTCCTTCGGGACGCCGAGCGAGAACGAGGTCACCCTGGCCGCCGAGGTGGTCGACCGCGTCGAGCCGCTCGAGCAGGTCCGACTGGTCTCATCCGGGACCGAGGCGACGATGTCCGCCCTGCGCCTCGCGCGCGGAGCGACCGGTCGCTCGGTCATCGTGAAGTTCGCCGGCTGCTACCACGGTCACGTCGACGCCCTTCTCGCGCAGGCCGGTTCGGGTGTGGCGACCTTCGCGCTGCCCGACTCCGCCGGGGTCCCCGCATCGGCGGCGGGCGAGACGGTCGTGCTGCCCTACAACGACCTCGCCGCCGTCGAGGAGCTCTTTGCCGCCCGCGGTGAGGAGATCGCCGCGGTCATCACCGAGGCGGCACCCGGCAACATGGGCATCGTCCCGCCCGCACCCGGCTTCACGGAGGGGCTGCGCCGGGTGACGGCCGCCCACGGCGCGCTGCTCATCAGCGACGAGGTCATGACCGGCTTCCGCTCCAGCCGGTCGGGCTGGTACGGCCACGAGACCGGACCCGAGGGTGCGCACCCCGGAGGCTACGAGGGGGGAGCGCCCGACCTCTTCACCTTCGGCAAGGTCATGGGTGGTGGTTTCCCGGCCGCGGCCTTCGGCGGTCGGGCCGACCTCATGGCCGAGCTCGCGCCCGGGGGCCCCGTCTACCAGGCCGGCACCCTGTCGGGTAACCCGGTCGCGACGGCTGCCGGGATCGCGACGCTGCGCGCCTGCACCCCGCAGCTCTACCTGCGCCTCGAGGCGACGGCCACCCGCATCGCCGACGCCGCATCGGCCGCGCTGTCCGCAGAGGGGGTGGCGCACCGAGTGCAGTGGGCCGGGTCGATGTTCTCGATCTTCTTCCGCGACGGCGAGGTGCGCTCGTTCACCGACGCCCAGCAGCAGGACACGGCGGCCTACGGCCGCTTCTTCCACGCGATGCTCGAGGGCGGTGTGCACCTGCCGCCGAGCGCCTTCGAGGCGTGGTTCGTCTCCGGCGCCCACGACGACGCGGCCGTCGAGACGATCCTGGCCGCGCTGCCCGCCGCTGCGAAGGCGGCCGCCAACGGCTGA
- a CDS encoding uroporphyrinogen-III synthase: MTPQRSTANATTAARRPARVAFVGAGPGDASLMTVASVELLARADAVITDQLTNEEIVASMTEEGVEIVDASHGEHGQQLTHASRAKLVVKTAKAHKGGLVVRLMDGDPATFNGLAEEAAALAKADIDFDVVPGVSAVSAVPSYAGVPLTNRSTGALHVVSVSGSKRPDLSASVRDDVTLVLLGLPEHLVPAFADLLANGRDGETPVALTQGGTTTSQVTHGTTLAEAADAVVGLEVPTLAIVGPTVAMRSTLSWFETKPLYGWNVLIPRTKDQAGPMTKQLLGHGATSEVVPTISVEPPRTPQAVERAVRGLVTGRYQWIGFTSVNAVKAIREKFEEFGLDARAFSGLKIAAVGGVTADALREWGIEPDLVPTGEMSARGLLEEWPPYDEVLDPIDRVFLPRADIATDTLVAGLQEMGWQVDDVTAYRTVRATPPPAPTRDAIKQGAFDAVVFTSSSTVRNLVGIAGKPHPSTVIACIGPATVKTAEEAGLRVDVMAPEATGASLVEALAEHGRKLATAAIEAGEEPQRPSARRKKATTRRTKAKG, translated from the coding sequence GTGACCCCCCAGCGCTCGACCGCAAACGCCACCACCGCAGCACGCCGACCGGCTCGAGTAGCCTTCGTCGGCGCCGGGCCGGGTGACGCATCACTGATGACCGTCGCCTCCGTCGAGCTGCTTGCGCGCGCCGATGCCGTCATCACCGACCAGCTGACCAACGAGGAGATCGTCGCCTCGATGACCGAGGAGGGCGTCGAGATCGTCGACGCCAGCCACGGCGAGCACGGCCAGCAGCTGACCCACGCCTCGCGCGCCAAGCTCGTCGTCAAGACCGCCAAGGCGCACAAGGGTGGCCTCGTCGTGCGACTCATGGACGGCGACCCGGCCACCTTCAACGGCCTCGCCGAGGAGGCGGCCGCCCTCGCCAAGGCGGACATCGACTTCGACGTGGTGCCGGGCGTCTCCGCCGTGAGCGCCGTGCCCTCCTACGCCGGCGTGCCGCTGACGAACCGCTCGACCGGTGCACTGCACGTCGTGAGCGTCTCGGGGTCCAAGCGCCCGGACCTCTCGGCATCGGTGCGCGACGACGTCACGCTGGTGCTGCTCGGCCTGCCCGAGCACCTCGTCCCGGCCTTCGCCGACCTGCTGGCCAACGGCCGTGACGGCGAGACGCCCGTCGCCCTGACCCAGGGTGGGACCACCACCTCGCAGGTCACCCACGGAACGACCCTCGCCGAGGCCGCCGACGCCGTCGTCGGGCTCGAGGTGCCGACGCTGGCGATCGTCGGTCCGACCGTGGCCATGCGCAGCACGCTGTCCTGGTTCGAGACCAAGCCGCTCTACGGCTGGAACGTCCTCATCCCACGGACGAAGGACCAGGCCGGCCCGATGACCAAGCAGCTGCTCGGCCACGGCGCGACGAGCGAGGTCGTGCCGACGATCAGCGTCGAGCCGCCGCGCACCCCCCAGGCCGTCGAGCGCGCGGTGCGCGGTCTCGTCACGGGCCGCTACCAGTGGATCGGGTTCACCTCGGTCAACGCCGTGAAGGCGATCCGGGAGAAGTTCGAGGAGTTCGGGCTGGACGCGCGCGCGTTCTCGGGGCTGAAGATCGCCGCAGTCGGCGGTGTCACGGCCGACGCCCTGCGTGAGTGGGGGATCGAGCCCGACCTCGTGCCGACTGGGGAGATGTCCGCGCGCGGCCTGCTCGAGGAGTGGCCGCCCTACGACGAGGTCCTCGACCCGATCGACCGCGTCTTCCTGCCCCGTGCCGACATCGCGACCGACACCCTCGTGGCCGGACTGCAGGAGATGGGCTGGCAGGTCGACGACGTCACCGCGTACCGCACGGTGCGCGCCACCCCGCCGCCCGCGCCGACGCGTGACGCGATCAAGCAGGGTGCCTTCGACGCCGTCGTCTTCACCTCCTCCTCCACGGTGCGCAACCTCGTCGGCATCGCCGGCAAGCCGCACCCGTCCACGGTCATCGCCTGCATCGGCCCGGCCACCGTCAAGACCGCGGAGGAGGCCGGCCTGCGGGTCGACGTCATGGCCCCCGAGGCCACCGGCGCGAGCCTCGTCGAGGCGCTGGCCGAGCACGGCCGCAAGCTGGCCACCGCGGCCATCGAAGCGGGTGAGGAGCCCCAGCGCCCCAGCGCCCGCCGCAAGAAGGCGACGACGCGCCGCACGAAGGCGAAGGGGTGA